In Portunus trituberculatus isolate SZX2019 chromosome 46, ASM1759143v1, whole genome shotgun sequence, a single window of DNA contains:
- the LOC123520079 gene encoding ceramide synthase 5-like isoform X1, with product MCSIAMASVNQPPLTNSGSDHEMSWLMAWFWNEDVWLPPGYTWYYLTHSTHFSFPVFMDAWTYPFAIAAVFIAFRYLVLNPFVFAPLGRFLGIKDVRPRSPVHNDDLETVFRRYRTRPSPQVLVEAATGLGLTERQVERWLRQRAAVSKTSPLTKFCNLIWETSYYISYSILGAVVLWDKEWLWNIDHCFIGFPEHSVDDWVWTYYMVSLGFYWSMTITHFFQHRRKDSTQLFVHHLLTILLISFSWVVNFVRIGTLVLVVHECGDIPMLLAKICKLCGKQLGMDALFVIFLILWLCTRVGLYPFWIMKTTLFRAHVILQVWYPVYYIFNGLLLGLLLIHIMWTYLILRIVVRMLLFKEISDVRSSSEASDEDDDTTKKEA from the coding sequence GATGTCTTGGCTGATGGCGTGGTTCTGGAACGAGGATGTGTGGCTGCCCCCTGGCTACACCTGGTACTACCTCACCCACTCCACACACTTCAGCTTCCCTGTCTTCATGGATGCCTGGACGTATCCCTTCGCCATCGCCGCCGTTTTCATCGCCTTCCGCTACCTTGTACTTAATCCCTTCGTGTTCGCACCCTTAGGACGTTTTCTGGGAATCAAGGATGTACGGCCTCGCTCCCCAGTTCACAACGATGACCTAGAGACAGTTTTTAGACGGTACCGCACACGACCGTCTCCTCAGGTGCTCGTGGAAGCGGCCACGGGTTTGGGATTGACTGAGCGGCAGGTGGAGCGGTGGCTGCGTCAGCGGGCAGCCGTCAGCAAGACTTCACCGCTTACAAAGTTTTGCAATTTAATATGGGAGACTTCCTACTACATCTCGTACTCGATACTGGGCGCGGTGGTGCTTTGGGACAAGGAATGGCTGTGGAACATCGACCACTGCTTCATTGGGTTCCCAGAACACAGCGTGGATGATTGGGTGTGGACTTACTACATGGTGTCCCTGGGGTTTTACTGGAGCATGACCATCACTCACTTCTTCCAGCATCGACGGAAAGACTCCACACAGCTCTTTGTGCACCACCTCCTCACCATCCTGCTCATTTCTTTCTCGTGGGTTGTGAACTTCGTGCGCATCGGAACACTTGTGCTTGTGGTTCATGAGTGCGGCGACATTCCAATGCTGCTGGCCAAGATTTGCAAACTGTGCGGAAAGCAGCTTGGCATGGATGCGTTGTTTGTGATATTCTTAATATTATGGCTATGTACACGAGTCGGACTCTACCCATTCTGGATCATGAAGACCACGCTTTTCCGCGCTCACGTGATCTTACAGGTTTGGTATCCTGTCTATTATATCTTCAATGGCCTGCTGCTAGGTCTGCTGCTGATCCACATCATGTGGACTTATCTCATTCTCAGGATTGTGGTACGCATGCTATTATTCAAGGAGATTTCTGATGTGCGATCTTCCTCCGAGGCTTCGGACGAAGACGACGATACCACCAAGAAGGAGGCGTAG
- the LOC123520079 gene encoding ceramide synthase 5-like isoform X2: MSWLMAWFWNEDVWLPPGYTWYYLTHSTHFSFPVFMDAWTYPFAIAAVFIAFRYLVLNPFVFAPLGRFLGIKDVRPRSPVHNDDLETVFRRYRTRPSPQVLVEAATGLGLTERQVERWLRQRAAVSKTSPLTKFCNLIWETSYYISYSILGAVVLWDKEWLWNIDHCFIGFPEHSVDDWVWTYYMVSLGFYWSMTITHFFQHRRKDSTQLFVHHLLTILLISFSWVVNFVRIGTLVLVVHECGDIPMLLAKICKLCGKQLGMDALFVIFLILWLCTRVGLYPFWIMKTTLFRAHVILQVWYPVYYIFNGLLLGLLLIHIMWTYLILRIVVRMLLFKEISDVRSSSEASDEDDDTTKKEA, from the coding sequence ATGTCTTGGCTGATGGCGTGGTTCTGGAACGAGGATGTGTGGCTGCCCCCTGGCTACACCTGGTACTACCTCACCCACTCCACACACTTCAGCTTCCCTGTCTTCATGGATGCCTGGACGTATCCCTTCGCCATCGCCGCCGTTTTCATCGCCTTCCGCTACCTTGTACTTAATCCCTTCGTGTTCGCACCCTTAGGACGTTTTCTGGGAATCAAGGATGTACGGCCTCGCTCCCCAGTTCACAACGATGACCTAGAGACAGTTTTTAGACGGTACCGCACACGACCGTCTCCTCAGGTGCTCGTGGAAGCGGCCACGGGTTTGGGATTGACTGAGCGGCAGGTGGAGCGGTGGCTGCGTCAGCGGGCAGCCGTCAGCAAGACTTCACCGCTTACAAAGTTTTGCAATTTAATATGGGAGACTTCCTACTACATCTCGTACTCGATACTGGGCGCGGTGGTGCTTTGGGACAAGGAATGGCTGTGGAACATCGACCACTGCTTCATTGGGTTCCCAGAACACAGCGTGGATGATTGGGTGTGGACTTACTACATGGTGTCCCTGGGGTTTTACTGGAGCATGACCATCACTCACTTCTTCCAGCATCGACGGAAAGACTCCACACAGCTCTTTGTGCACCACCTCCTCACCATCCTGCTCATTTCTTTCTCGTGGGTTGTGAACTTCGTGCGCATCGGAACACTTGTGCTTGTGGTTCATGAGTGCGGCGACATTCCAATGCTGCTGGCCAAGATTTGCAAACTGTGCGGAAAGCAGCTTGGCATGGATGCGTTGTTTGTGATATTCTTAATATTATGGCTATGTACACGAGTCGGACTCTACCCATTCTGGATCATGAAGACCACGCTTTTCCGCGCTCACGTGATCTTACAGGTTTGGTATCCTGTCTATTATATCTTCAATGGCCTGCTGCTAGGTCTGCTGCTGATCCACATCATGTGGACTTATCTCATTCTCAGGATTGTGGTACGCATGCTATTATTCAAGGAGATTTCTGATGTGCGATCTTCCTCCGAGGCTTCGGACGAAGACGACGATACCACCAAGAAGGAGGCGTAG